Below is a window of Geomonas oryzisoli DNA.
CGTCGCCGTGGAACTCGGCGCGGATGGCATCTTCCGTCTGGTCGGTGGTCTTGCCCCACAGGTGCGAGGCGTCGGCCAGTTCCGCCGTGTCGTTGTGGATTTTCAGGTAAAGAGGCGTCTCCGCCCTCCCCTCGATGATGACCAGGTCGTAGCCTGCGTACTTCAGTTCGCAGGGGAAATAGCCTCCCGAATTGGAGCAGGCGATGGTGCCGGTGAGCGGAGACTTGGTCACCACCATGTACCGGCCGTTGGCCGCCCCGTAGGTGCCGGTGAGCGGCCCCGTGGCGAGGATCAGCTTGTTGCCGGGGGCGAGCGCGTCGATCGCCGGATCGACCTCGTCCATCAGGTACTTCGACGCCAGTCCGCGGCCGCCGACATAGGCGGCAGCCCACTCCAGGTTGAGCGGCTCTATGGTGCAGCTCTTCTCGGTCAGATTCACGCGCAGCAGTTTACCGTGCCAGCCGTTTCCCATATCACACCTCCCCCTGTCCGTCTTTCATGGTTCTGGCGAATCGCAACACCTTCTCCCGCAAGGGAAGGTCCTCCTCCGAATACATCAGGCAGTGGGTCGGGCAGAATGCGACGCACTCCGGGAAATCGTTACCGCACAGGTTGCACTTGTCAGCCTTGCCGGTCTCGTCGAGATACTTGATCATCCCGAACGGGCAGGCGCTGACACAGGTACGGCAGCCGACGCACTTCATCTCGTCGACGGTGACGATGCCCGAGGCGACGTCCTTGTCGATGGCCCCCTTCGGGCAGGCCTTCAGACACCACGGATCGTTGCACTGCATGCAGGTGACGGTGATGAACTGGGCCTCGTCCATGAACACCTCGTTCACGATGCGGGACTTGCTCGGGGCGAACTCGCCTCGATGCTTGAAGGAACAGGACATCTCGCAGTTCTTGCACCCGATGCACTTGGACGGCTCGACGCGAATCAACTTCTGCATGCTGTAACCTCCCTCTTTGGATGTCTTCTGCAGCTATGTGGGATGAAGCGATGAGCAGGTTGTCACAGTGATCCGGGGCTTGAAGCAGCAGACAACCTCCTGACAGTTTCCATGGAAGTACTGTCGCAGGACAAACGGAACAACTATTACATAACTTTAAAAAATATCCAGTTCGCGCCGTCCCCCAGAGGAAAGACAGTGAGAGCGTTCGTTTCACACAACGCCCCCACACGACAAAAGGCTTATCTCGCCGGAGATAAGCCTTTTGTTCTGTTCTGTGAGTTCCGCGGCCGGACAAGTTGTCCCTTGCCCGTCAACGCATCGCTCCGCTGCGCTTTTTACCCTCTAGGGAGCGGCCGGAGTCGCGCCCTGCCCCGCCCCCTGCTGCATGGCGGCCGCCCTGTCCTTCATCGTTTGCTGCATGGAGGTCTTCGTTTTGGACGCTGCCATGCTGGTGTGCGTCCCCTTGGGTCCGCCGGCCATGCCGCCCGATGCGGCACCGGACATGCCGGCATTCATTCCTGCTCCCGTGCCGGTCCCCGCACCGGTTCCTGTACCGGTACCCGCACCCGTTCCGGCGCCATGACCGGCACCGTGGCCGGCGCCCCCTCCCATCCCGCCCCGGGCCATGCCCTGGGTGGCAAATGAAAGCAGGGTCATCGCGGTCACCGCATAAATCGCCAACGTTCTTTTCATGGTTCGCACTCCTTTGAAGGGATTGTTCTGCTGTCCCTGTTTCTACACAAGCCGTGCCATGCCCGCCCCGTTTCGCCGCCGGTTGTCATTACCGACGGTTACCGCGGCGTACCCGCCCGCCTCCCCCCAAAGTCGGTGCAAACCGTTTCACTCGAAGTGAGAGCTTTTGCACATCGAGCTGTTACGCGGTGCGCCTTGACCTTCCCCTTGTCCTCCCCATCCACCCTTTTCGTTTGGCACCAGCCGGCGCGGGTTTCACTACTCACAGCCCAACTGCTCCGAATAATGCCTTTTGTAGCAATCCGGGCAGATGCCGTGGCTGAACTGGGCATCCGAGTTTTCCGTCAGGTACGTCTCCAGTTGCTCCCAACTCTCGTTGTTGTCATGGATCTTCTTGCAGTGCATGCAGATGGAGATCATCCCCTCGAGACTCTTGGTCCTCGCCAGGGTTTCCTGGAGTTCCTCCTTCTGCCTGGTGAGCAGTTCCTGCTGCCGCTTTTGTTCAGAGATGTCGGTGACGGAAAAGACCACGAAGGAATCAGGCACACCGGGGAACACGGGCACGGCATGATCCAGGGCCCAGAACTTCTCGCCGTTTTGCCGCACGTATTCGACCTCCCCCCAGAAGAACCCGAACCTTTCGATGCTCGCGTACATCTCCCTGCCGTATTCCCTGTATTTCTGCTCGCTCTCAAACAGGCACGCTGCCGTACGCCCCACGAGCGCCCCCGGCGCAAAGCCGAACATGACGTCGATGGCAGGGTTGCAGCGGTAGATGACGCGGTCTTTCATGATGCAAAGCCCCGTGGGGAGCGCCTCCAGTATGGCGTGCTGTTCCCTGGATAGTGCGCAGACCGCCTGGTCCGCTTCCTCCTTGGTGAGCAGCAGGATTCCGAAGCCGTTGATGAGGAGCG
It encodes the following:
- a CDS encoding 4Fe-4S dicluster domain-containing protein — encoded protein: MQKLIRVEPSKCIGCKNCEMSCSFKHRGEFAPSKSRIVNEVFMDEAQFITVTCMQCNDPWCLKACPKGAIDKDVASGIVTVDEMKCVGCRTCVSACPFGMIKYLDETGKADKCNLCGNDFPECVAFCPTHCLMYSEEDLPLREKVLRFARTMKDGQGEV
- a CDS encoding PAS domain-containing protein: MDIKTLILALSFGNAIFCSVLYIFQRAEATEQRNSDWTRGKLLQSIGWFLLYWRGTLPVVLSFTVGNIILILGIAYETWAILRIAGLALAQKFRTASFIAVIAICAVVTPLESKLRIAAASFTAASFFAATGWVLLRRQVKRSPLRITLGWSICFVALIIATRSVLAFSSSEFHLFTDNLIQKASFLTMLAALLINGFGILLLTKEEADQAVCALSREQHAILEALPTGLCIMKDRVIYRCNPAIDVMFGFAPGALVGRTAACLFESEQKYREYGREMYASIERFGFFWGEVEYVRQNGEKFWALDHAVPVFPGVPDSFVVFSVTDISEQKRQQELLTRQKEELQETLARTKSLEGMISICMHCKKIHDNNESWEQLETYLTENSDAQFSHGICPDCYKRHYSEQLGCE